A part of Streptomyces sp. DSM 40750 genomic DNA contains:
- a CDS encoding histidine phosphatase family protein, producing MTELLLIRHGLPLAGVFDPGLSPEGTAQAERLAAWLGHEGLDALYVSPFRRARETVAPLERLTGMTATVLDDLREWDTDVTQPYTPPEQIGTDDPRAAALAEGRYEDFVPDLDWDAFRARAVRAMDTILDAHPGGRVAAVCHGGITNTYLATVLGLPTMFWFHPDYTSVSRVRRMPGGRIVPHSVNETAHMIADRAVDAVA from the coding sequence ATGACCGAACTCCTCCTCATCCGGCACGGCCTCCCCCTGGCGGGCGTGTTCGACCCGGGGCTGTCGCCGGAGGGCACCGCTCAGGCCGAGCGCCTCGCCGCCTGGCTCGGGCACGAGGGCCTCGACGCGCTGTACGTGAGCCCGTTCCGGCGGGCCCGCGAGACCGTGGCACCTCTGGAACGGCTCACCGGCATGACCGCCACCGTCCTCGACGACCTGCGCGAGTGGGACACCGACGTGACTCAGCCCTATACGCCACCGGAGCAGATCGGCACCGACGATCCCCGGGCGGCGGCGCTCGCCGAGGGCCGCTACGAGGACTTCGTGCCCGATCTGGACTGGGACGCCTTTCGCGCGCGAGCCGTGCGGGCCATGGACACCATCCTCGACGCCCATCCCGGCGGGCGGGTCGCGGCCGTGTGCCACGGCGGCATCACCAACACCTATCTGGCGACGGTGCTCGGCCTGCCCACGATGTTCTGGTTCCACCCCGACTACACGTCCGTCAGCCGGGTTCGGCGCATGCCCGGCGGCCGGATCGTTCCGCACTCCGTGAACGAGACGGCCCACATGATCGCCGATCGCGCCGTCGACGCGGTCGCCTGA